A portion of the Polaribacter cellanae genome contains these proteins:
- the gldA gene encoding gliding motility-associated ABC transporter ATP-binding subunit GldA — protein sequence MSIKVSLVSKIYKTQKALNTISFSAQKGQIIGFLGPNGAGKSTMMKILTGFIKPNEGEVFVDGIDVLQNPLEAQKTIGYLPEHNPLYSDMYVREYLQFQASIFKVDKSQIETCIQKVGLTEEAHKKIHQLSKGYQQRVGLAAAILHNPNVLILDEPTTGLDPNQLVEIRELIKELGKDKTVLFSTHIMQEVEAVCDRVIIIKKGEIIIDKKLSKLQKNNQQIIKVIFNTKVREALINQLENLISSKDISNNTWQLTFNSVEDMRSKIFDFAQKNNLKILELSSENKTLESLFTELTSKE from the coding sequence ATGTCTATAAAAGTTTCTTTAGTTTCCAAAATTTATAAAACTCAAAAAGCGTTAAATACTATTTCGTTTTCTGCCCAAAAAGGGCAAATTATTGGTTTTTTAGGACCAAATGGAGCTGGAAAATCTACCATGATGAAAATCTTAACTGGTTTTATAAAACCCAATGAAGGTGAAGTTTTTGTTGATGGAATAGATGTTTTACAAAACCCGTTAGAAGCACAAAAAACAATCGGTTATTTACCAGAACACAATCCTTTGTATTCGGATATGTATGTGCGTGAATACTTACAGTTTCAAGCCTCAATTTTTAAAGTTGATAAAAGCCAAATAGAAACGTGTATCCAAAAAGTGGGTTTAACAGAGGAAGCGCATAAGAAAATACATCAACTTTCTAAAGGATATCAACAAAGAGTAGGTTTGGCTGCTGCCATTTTACACAATCCTAATGTTTTAATTTTAGATGAACCAACCACTGGTTTAGACCCAAATCAATTGGTAGAAATTAGAGAGCTAATTAAAGAATTAGGAAAAGACAAAACTGTGTTGTTTTCCACGCACATTATGCAAGAAGTAGAAGCCGTTTGCGATCGAGTTATCATTATTAAAAAGGGAGAAATTATTATCGATAAAAAGCTTTCTAAACTTCAAAAAAACAACCAACAAATTATAAAAGTTATTTTTAATACGAAGGTTCGTGAGGCTCTAATCAATCAATTAGAAAACTTAATTTCATCAAAAGATATTAGCAATAATACTTGGCAACTTACCTTTAATTCTGTCGAAGATATGCGTTCTAAAATTTTCGATTTTGCGCAAAAAAATAACTTAAAAATTCTGGAATTAAGTTCAGAAAATAAAACGTTAGAAAGTTTATTTACAGAGTTGACTTCTAAAGAGTAA